The genomic stretch CTCCAGTCATGTCCTTTCCGATGGACGGTTCTACGGCCGCCCTTCCATAATAACTCATCTATTATAACACAATGTTAGATAAACTCTAATAGTTCAGGCTACTATACCTATTCAAAAAAACAGACCTCCGTTCAGAAGGTCCACCAATTGAGCTTTTATTAAAATATATTTTTTACCGTTTCCTTCACATTATACCAGACCCATTCAAATAATTGATCAATCTCTTCAATATCTCCCGTAACCTCGCCAGCTCCCGCAAGATACTTATCTCCATTGATCACTGTCAGATTGCCTTCCACTGTACCTTCAACCTTAATATCACCATTCTTGACAACCATATCTCCTTCAACTGTTTTCCCTTCAGGAACAATGACTGTCTGCCCTAACACTACGACATCCGGATCCTTCGAGAATGAGAATTGCTGCTCTTCTCCCCAATAAGAGAATATGGTCCCGCCCATAAGCATGAGGAACAAAGAAGCAGCAATCAAAACTGGATTTCGCTGAAGCCATCTCTTCATGTTCACGTTACGTGAGGGCTTTGGCAATGAGTCCATCACCTTACTGGTGAAATTAGCGGGCGCCTCTATATGGGATTCTTGCAGCAAGGCAATCGTTCTGTTCAGTTCCTGAAATGTGAGCATGCACTCATCACAGTCCGCAATATGGTCCAGAAGTATATTTGCTTTTTCCGTATCAATCTCTCCATCAAGATAATCATGGATATATTCCTCGATATCATCTGGACATTGTCTCATCATCATTCACCTCATTATAAAGATTGCATGGATTTACGTAATGCATCTCTTCCTCTATGAATTCGTGTCTTCACCGTTCCAATCGGCAGGTGCAGAATCTCGCTTATCTCTTTCAAGG from Pradoshia eiseniae encodes the following:
- a CDS encoding zf-HC2 domain-containing protein — protein: MMMRQCPDDIEEYIHDYLDGEIDTEKANILLDHIADCDECMLTFQELNRTIALLQESHIEAPANFTSKVMDSLPKPSRNVNMKRWLQRNPVLIAASLFLMLMGGTIFSYWGEEQQFSFSKDPDVVVLGQTVIVPEGKTVEGDMVVKNGDIKVEGTVEGNLTVINGDKYLAGAGEVTGDIEEIDQLFEWVWYNVKETVKNIF